Proteins from a genomic interval of Desulfoplanes formicivorans:
- a CDS encoding ABC transporter permease has translation MVKPLFLPRPEAVLSAFVAMHREGILWSYTWASTYRVMVGWSLAVVAALPLGVLIASSKRAAGFLSPLFEFSRYLPVVALVPLTLLYFGIGDGQKFMVIFLGTFFQLVLMVADSVANVPRDLIRASATLGANTWQTYRLVLLPGALPGIMDDLRITIGWAWTYLVVAELIAANSGLGYMILRAQRFLAIDRIFAGLIIIGLLGLGTDYLFKWLTRVSVPWSEKTAGR, from the coding sequence ATGGTCAAACCCCTTTTTCTACCCCGGCCCGAAGCCGTGCTTTCGGCCTTTGTTGCCATGCACCGGGAGGGCATTCTGTGGTCGTACACGTGGGCATCCACCTACAGGGTCATGGTGGGCTGGTCCCTGGCGGTTGTGGCGGCCCTTCCCCTGGGGGTGCTCATTGCCTCCTCCAAACGGGCCGCAGGTTTTTTGTCCCCCCTGTTCGAGTTCTCCAGATACCTTCCTGTTGTCGCCCTGGTTCCCCTCACCCTGCTTTACTTTGGTATCGGGGATGGTCAGAAGTTCATGGTCATCTTTCTGGGTACTTTTTTTCAACTCGTCCTCATGGTGGCGGACTCCGTGGCCAATGTTCCCAGGGATCTCATCAGGGCATCGGCTACCCTGGGAGCGAACACCTGGCAGACGTACAGGCTGGTTCTCCTTCCGGGGGCTCTTCCCGGCATCATGGATGATCTGCGCATCACCATCGGCTGGGCATGGACCTACCTTGTGGTGGCTGAACTCATCGCGGCCAACTCAGGACTCGGGTACATGATCCTGCGGGCCCAGAGGTTTCTGGCCATTGACCGGATATTTGCCGGGCTCATCATCATTGGCCTGCTGGGGTTGGGCACCGACTATCTGTTCAAATGGCTTACCCGGGTGAGCGTTCCATGGTCTGAAAAAACGGCAGGGAGATAA